A window from Vigna angularis cultivar LongXiaoDou No.4 chromosome 7, ASM1680809v1, whole genome shotgun sequence encodes these proteins:
- the LOC108338649 gene encoding glycosyltransferase BC10, with product MQSRGVALEEGKERSSQSKPLRPLRLLVLFFALCVVFSVISIYTVKHFGIESMVTTMSSNFQPCYYEEPGGLDKWIRPPLSLIHNMSDKELLWRASFVPRIKDYPYPRIPKIAFMFLTKGPLPLAPLWERFFKGHEKLFSIYIHSLPSYQPQFPPSSVFYGRQIPSQVSEWGRMSMCDAERRLLANALLDISNEWFILLSESCIPLYKFSFVYHYIMKSKHSFMGAFDDRGPFGRGRYNENMAPLVNITKWRKGSQWFEVNRKLAITIIEDTKFHAIFERYCRPACYVDEHYFPTMLTIQAANVLANRSITWVDWSRGGAHPATFGRNDITEEFFNRVRGGHTCLYNNRNSSVCVLFARKFAPSALEPLLQMVDSKVLEY from the exons ATGCAATCTAGGGGTGTGGCACTTGAAGAGGGAAAGGAAAGAAGCAGCCAATCGAAGCCTTTGAGACCACTGAGGCTACTTGTGTTGTTTTTTGCTCTATGTGTTGTGTTTTCGGTCATTAGCATATACACGGTTAAGCATTTTGGAATTGAGAGTATGGTGACTACAATGAGTTCTAATTTTCAGCCATGTTATTATGAGGAGCCTGGTGGTTTGGATAAGTGGATTAGACCACCTTTGAGCCTGATCCACAATATGAGTGACAAAGAACTGCTGTGGAGGGCTTCTTTTGTTCCAAGGATCAAGGATTATCCATATCCTAGAATTCCCAAGATTGCATTCATGTTCCTGACCAAGGGACCATTGCCTCTGGCACCCCTTTGGGAGAGGTTTTTCAAGGGTCATGAGAAGTTGTTTTCCATATATATTCATTCACTGCCCTCATATCAACCTCAGTTTCCTCCTTCTTCTGTCTTTTACGGCAGGCAAATCCCTAGCCAG GTTTCTGAGTGGGGAAGGATGAGCATGTGTGATGCTGAAAGAAGACTCCTTGCTAATGCATTGCTTGACATCTCCAACGAGTGGTTCATACTTCTCTCTGAGTCATGCATTCCCCTCTACAAATTCAGTTTTGTCTACCATTACATAATGAAGTCCAAACACAGCTTCATGGGTGCATTTGATGATCGTGGTCCATTTGGAAGAGGGCGCTACAACGAGAACATGGCCCCTCTGGTGAACATCACCAAGTGGCGCAAGGGCTCGCAATGGTTTGAAGTAAACCGAAAGCTCGCCATCACCATAATTGAAGACACGAAGTTCCATGCGATATTCGAGCGATATTGCCGGCCGGCTTGCTATGTCGATGAGCACTACTTCCCGACGATGCTCACCATTCAAGCAGCAAATGTTTTGGCCAACAGAAGCATAACTTGGGTGGACTGGTCTAGGGGTGGAGCTCACCCAGCTACATTTGGAAGAAATGACATCACTGAGGAGTTTTTCAACAGAGTACGAGGAGGTCATACATGTTTGTACAACAATAGAAACTCTTCTGTTTGTGTGCTTTTCGCCAGAAAATTTGCTCCTAGTGCTTTGGAACCTTTGTTACAAATGGTGGATTCAAAGGTATTGGAGTATTGA
- the LOC108337144 gene encoding uncharacterized protein LOC108337144 isoform X2 has protein sequence MVNFTLMITAELENLTNLQPQGGCDDPDFSYLFKCKFCGRDGTVTMIEGKGKPLTQEISESGKYAPLMLFDCRGYEPVDFVFGDGWKVESLEGTKFENVDLSSGEYADYDEKGECPVMISALRATFEVTK, from the exons atggtGAACTTCACGTTGATGATCACTGCGGAGCTTGAGAATCTCACCAATCTTCAACCCCAAGGTGGCTGCGACGATCCCGATTTCTCTTACCTTTTCAag TGCAAATTTTGTGGCAGGGATGGCACTGTAACCATGATCGAAGGCAAAGGTAAACCACTCACCCAGGAAATCAGTGAATCAGGGAAGTACGCCCCATTGATGTTATTTGACTGCAGGGGCTATGAACCAGTAGATTTTGTATTCGGTGATGGATGGAAAGTTGAATCG CTTGAGGGAACCAAATTTGAGAATGTTGACTTGTCAAGTGGAGAATATGCTGACTATGACGAGAAGGGAGAATGCCCAGTCATGATATCTGCTCTTCGAGCTACTTTTGAAGTGACAAAGTAG
- the LOC108337144 gene encoding uncharacterized protein LOC108337144 isoform X1, which yields MVNFTLMITAELENLTNLQPQGGCDDPDFSYLFKLKCGRCGEISQKETCVLLNDTVPLPVGKGTTHLIQKCKFCGRDGTVTMIEGKGKPLTQEISESGKYAPLMLFDCRGYEPVDFVFGDGWKVESLEGTKFENVDLSSGEYADYDEKGECPVMISALRATFEVTK from the exons atggtGAACTTCACGTTGATGATCACTGCGGAGCTTGAGAATCTCACCAATCTTCAACCCCAAGGTGGCTGCGACGATCCCGATTTCTCTTACCTTTTCAag TTGAAATGTGGGAGATGCGGTGAAATCAGCCAGAAAGAAACATGCGTCCTCTTAAACGACACTGTTCCTCTTCCGGTTGGAAAGGGCACCACTCATCTCATTCAAAAA TGCAAATTTTGTGGCAGGGATGGCACTGTAACCATGATCGAAGGCAAAGGTAAACCACTCACCCAGGAAATCAGTGAATCAGGGAAGTACGCCCCATTGATGTTATTTGACTGCAGGGGCTATGAACCAGTAGATTTTGTATTCGGTGATGGATGGAAAGTTGAATCG CTTGAGGGAACCAAATTTGAGAATGTTGACTTGTCAAGTGGAGAATATGCTGACTATGACGAGAAGGGAGAATGCCCAGTCATGATATCTGCTCTTCGAGCTACTTTTGAAGTGACAAAGTAG
- the LOC108337005 gene encoding uncharacterized protein LOC108337005: protein MFILLWLLITVHGGSLSRHKILEVERKLKYLRRHSLKTIESEDGDIIDCIDINKQPAFDHPALKDHKIQMTPTHNSAKEDVTSGSRTSRNGKNSKSGKMMNESLSVTSQVWQKSGKCPKGTIAVRRIRKRELLKAHSIEEYGRKKPSFSHHQHGQVNKNLDSFVQLKNHSKAILFTVGYRYLGGKADLRVCNPFVEKDDEYSTTQVALLTGPHNDFECVQSGWAVNPSVYGDRQTRLFVYWTADGSKKSGCFDLTCPGFIQTSNEIALGAAIYPISIPGDLPYVITIYIFKDPYTNNWWVQYGEKTNIGYWPPELFETILYNAQSVEWGGEVYSTTIGQTPHTATQMGNGQFASVLSFSSAITRMRIHDNSDVLKIPELVYDYSDEYNCYDVWLMSDYIDDPQFYYGGPGRNPKCP, encoded by the exons ATGTTCATTCTCTTATGGCTGCTAATCACAGTCCATGGTGGCTCTCTATCAAGACACAAGATTTTGgaagttgagagaaaattaaAGTATCTTAGAAGACATTCCTTAAAAACTATCGAG AGTGAAGATGGGGATATAATTGATTGTATTGATATTAATAAACAACCAGCATTTGATCATCCTGCATTGAAGGATCACAAAATTCAG ATGACTCCTACTCATAATTCAGCCAAAGAGGACGTAACATCGGGATCAAGAACTTCAAGAAATGGAAAGAATTCAAAGAGTGGAAAAATGATGAATGAATCTTTGAGTGTGACTTCACAAGTGTGGCAGAAAAGTGGAAAATGTCCAAAGGGAACAATAGCAGTtagaagaataagaaaaagagaGCTACTGAAGGCTCATTCAATTGAAGAATATGGAAGGAAGAAGCCAAGCTTCTCTCACCATCAACATGGTCAAGTGAATAAGAATCTTGATTCCTTTGTTCAACTTAAAAACCACTCT AAGGCAATATTGTTTACAGTTGGTTACCGTTATCTGGGAGGAAAAGCAGACCTGAGAGTGTGCAACCCTTTTGTTGAAAAAGATGATGAATACAGCACTACTCAAGTCGCTCTCTTAACAGGCCCACACAATGACTTTGAATGTGTTCAATCTGGTTGGGCA GTGAATCCCAGTGTATATGGAGATAGACAAACTCGATTATTTGTATACTGGACG GCTGATGGTTCAAAGAAAAGTGGTTGCTTTGATCTAACTTGTCCTGGGTTTATTCAGACTAGCAATGAGATTGCCTTGGGTGCTGCTATATATCCAATCTCAATTCCTGGTGACCTTCCATACGTAATAACAATTTACATCTTTAAG GATCCCTATACCAACAATTGGTGGGTGCAATATGGTGAGAAGACCAACATAGGTTACTGGCCACCGGAGTTGTTTGAAACAATACTTTACAATGCACAATCTGTGGAGTGGGGTGGTGAAGTTTACAGTACAACTATTGGACAAACTCCTCACACAGCAACACAAATGGGCAATGGCCAATTTGCTTCAGTTTTGTCTTTTTCATCTGCAATAACAAGAATGAGAATTCATGACAACTCTGACGTCTTGAAAATCCCAGAATTGGTCTATGATTATTCTGATGAATATAATTGCTATGATGTTTGGTTAATGTCAGATTACATCGATGATCCTCAATTCTATTATGGGGGTCCTGGTAGAAATCCAAAGTGCCCTTAA
- the LOC108338327 gene encoding protein EARLY FLOWERING 3: MKRGNDDEKVAGPMFPRLHVNDAEKGGPRAPPRNKMALYEQLSVPSQRFNPRLLPLKPNSSSNLAAPPTSSTQGSEHGRSYGYPVRLPSQTPAHRAESYISRQSDGSRSNTSSVQLERRKRADEDDVHAYICSRIGHSNDKAINRKKFTPLGGSNFRSVSVQNDGERDPAQFGSLPVDMRKHVRRGNETHPHVSSSRQQPKMSVKNKSSGEVIDSLVMQAKVIPNLEDQDCSVPSIGRLHQDGACLQQECGAGPQSGDVDLLKSTRDMDNGNALVPKSCFHSAVNQTCPVEVTDDVDVEYHDVGTEGPLQKGNFDESGDVSKISMVTNLSSLIVSPDDVVGVLGQKHFWKARRKIANQQRVFAVQVFELHRLIKVQQLIASSPDVLLEDGAFLGKFPLEGSTPKTISLQVVVDPKQQTPKQKNNSEKQNLKTECSAENAVEKKTSFSSPKNGSHITNHTPFSGIPHQADVASDNRTSPWSFNQSPQHQWLIPVMSPSEGLVYKPYPGPAFTRTNPAGCGGPFGQAPLGATFMHPASQFPASHQVVGVSPFVSLPNHTYFSPSGMPVVNQAASGSAVEHVNQFAGQGSHGQNGHSSVEGANFNTQHNQSSSNLPVQRNGAMSHVKKLRVSKERRLQGSTASTPTETPQGIRAGSIAEGSDAHSLSFHSAETRQQTQVIKVVPHNGKSATESAARIFQSIQEERKQHDLV; this comes from the exons ATGAAGAGAGGGAACGACGATGAGAAGGTGGCGGGGCCAATGTTTCCGAGGCTTCATGTAAATGATGCAGAGAAAGGAGGGCCAAGAGCACCACCAAGGAACAAGATGGCCCTCTATGAACAACTCAGTGTTCCCTCTCAGAGGTTCAATCCACGCCTTCTGCCACTCaaaccaaattcatcttctAACCTAGCTGCTCCACCAACTTCCTCAACCCAG GGAAGTGAGCATGGAAGAAGTTATGGTTACCCAGTTCGTTTACCTTCGCAAACACCTGCTCATCGAGCTGAAAGTTATATTTCTCGCCAATCTGATGGATCAAGATCAAACACTTCATCGGTGCAGCtagaaaggagaaagagagcAGATGAAGATGATGTTCATGCATACATTTGCTCAAGGATTGGTCACTCTAATGATAAAGCGATCAATAGGAAAAAATTCACTCCTTTGGGTGGTAGTAATTTTCGCTCAGTTTCAGTGCAAAATGATGGTGAAAGAGATCCAGCACAGTTTGGTTCCCTTCCTGTTGACATGAGAAAGCATGTGAGGAGAGGGAATGAGACACATCCACATGTAAGCTCAAGTAGACAGCAACCAAAAATGTCTGTCAAAAACAAATCAAGTGGAGAAGTTATTGACAGTCTAGTGATGCAAGCCAAGGTGATTCCAAATCTAGAGGATCAAGATTGTTCTGTCCCAAGTATAGGCAGGTTACATCAGGATGGTGCTTGTCTACAGCAGGAGTGTGGGGCTGGGCCTCAATCCGGTGACGTTGATCTCCTTAAGTCTACAAGGGATATGGATAATGGAAATGCCCTTGTACCAAAAAGCTGTTTTCATTCTGCAGTAAACCAAACCTGTCCAGTTGAGGTTAccgatgatgttgatgttgaataTCATGATGTTGGTACTGAAGGTCCATTACAGAAGGGAAATTTTGATGAAAGTGGTGATGTCTCGAAGATCTCCATGGTAACAAATTTATCAAGTCTGATAGTTTCTCCTGATGATGTTGTAGGGGTATTAGGTCAAAAACATTTCTGGAAAGCAAGGCGAAAAATTGCCAA TCAACAGAGAGTGTTTGCTGTCCAAGTGTTTGAATTGCACAGACTGATCAAG gTTCAACAGCTGATTGCTTCATCCCCAGATGTTTTGCTTGAAGATGGTGCTTTCTTGGGGAAATTTCCTCTGGAGGGGTCTACTCCTAAAACCATTTCATTGCAAGTTGTCGTAGATCCCAAGCAACAAACTCCTAAGCAGAAAAACAACTCTGAAAAGCAGAACCTTAAAACAGAATGTTCTGCTGAGAATGCTGTTGAGAAGAAAACCTCATTTTCGTCCCCAAAAAATGGTAGCCACATTACAAATCACACCCCTTTTTCAGGAATTCCACACCAGGCAGATGTGGCTTCCGATAATAGAACAAGTCCCTGGAGTTTCAATCAGTCACCTCAACATCAGTGGTTAATTCCTGTCATGTCTCCTTCCGAAGGGCTTGTCTACAAGCCATATCCCGGGCCTGCATTTACCAGAACGAATCCTGCAGGATGTGGCGGGCCATTCGGACAAGCTCCTCTAGGGGCTACTTTCATGCATCCTGCCTCTCAATTTCCAGCTTCTCATCAAGTAGTCGGGGTGTCACCATTTGTTTCTCTGCCCAACCACACCTACTTCTCCCCCTCCGGCATGCCAGTAGTGAATCAAGCAGCATCAGGGTCAGCTGTTGAACATGTGAACCAGTTTGCTGGACAAGGTTCTCATGGTCAAAATGGCCATTCATCAGTAGAGGGAGCCAATTTTAACACTCAACATAACCAAAGCTCATCCAACTTGCCAGTTCAGAGGAATGGAGCCATGTCACATGTCAAGAAACTTCGCGTGTCCAAGGAGAGACGATTACAAGGGAGCACAGCAAGCACTCCTACTGAAACACCACAGGGAATCAGAGCAGGGAGTATTGCTGAAGGAAGTGATGcacattctctttcttttcactcTGCTGAAACCAGACAGCAAACACAAGTCATCAAAGTCGTTCCACACAACGGGAAATCCGCGACAGAATCAGCTGCTAGAATATTTCAATCCATTcaagaagagagaaaacagCATGATTTAGTGTAG